The following coding sequences are from one Formosa haliotis window:
- a CDS encoding T9SS type B sorting domain-containing protein, with protein MKLLPKFLFVFFIFLLKPSLYAQKESANWYFGESAAISFNSGTPTSISGSNLITHEGSATISDANGNLLFYTDGVTIWDKQNRAMPNGHDLFGNKSSTMSALIVPKPGTINRYYVFTIDEPGKSKENFDDGEINGVNYSEVDMTLNGGFGDVILKNKPLITYNVNDETERYFKSSEKITAVTHDNETSIWVITHLGKTFYSFLIDENGVNETAVTSSVPTEVFPRVNAYSINVTAIGYLKLSPNGKKLAIAHSSTALGSPRTGTKNNGKILLYDFNNITGQVTNERLIKVDTYPYGLEFSPNSKLLYATVGNYDVDDHFVEGYLYQYDLFSTNIPASEVLINKSNYYAGALQLAIDGKIYRAGYRGVSGIKTLSYIDKPNNIGSDSDYIHARVNLDYGVVKLGLPPFVQSIFKYRFDYTYTCSGSGFDATFNILPDPSEEDPDFEMSWDFGNGHTSNTNFTNYYASPGDYDVTMTLNINGEDQTFKKTITIAELPTLESSYELVACDAFDGDATDGLTNYNLQNVSGANSIFTSDVVQVYYYETWAEAHDDTDRINAINNGSYENISKNQIVYAKVYANNSDCYQIVRVKLTTEDPITIGTYNLAACPDETPGIGVFDLSEIETQLRNNPTFGTDVLFSFHTTRTNAQSGLDPLPTLYKTPDTTIFIKGESSNACFDIGEVQLKVNSFPVLQNQEFNVCPSDLVAGFTIDTGIKSTTFNSNSYTYTWERIGGITNVGFNTSETYIAHAAGDYKVTISDAHCNVSIVVSVKEFARPDILDLKIDDLNLEVQLSNPSTDFEYAVDYPNGFQTSNTFYNLQPGEHKLYVRDVFRCNLVEQTFNVFGFPKLFTPNGDGYHDSWSVEGLDRSRYNKPIYVYIYDRYGKILHVFDALDFNSSWDGTFKGEVVKSDDYWYSFVLPNGKAYKGHFTLKH; from the coding sequence TTGAAACTACTTCCTAAATTTTTATTTGTATTTTTTATCTTCTTATTGAAGCCGAGTTTATATGCCCAAAAAGAATCTGCTAATTGGTATTTTGGAGAATCTGCAGCTATAAGTTTTAATAGTGGTACTCCAACTTCCATTTCAGGAAGTAACTTGATTACTCATGAAGGAAGTGCAACCATATCTGATGCAAATGGTAATTTATTATTTTATACCGATGGGGTTACTATATGGGATAAACAAAATAGAGCAATGCCTAATGGCCATGATTTATTTGGTAATAAATCGAGTACTATGTCTGCTTTAATTGTACCTAAACCAGGCACAATAAATAGGTATTATGTTTTTACCATTGATGAACCAGGGAAATCTAAAGAGAATTTTGACGACGGAGAAATTAATGGGGTAAATTACTCTGAAGTAGATATGACCTTAAATGGAGGTTTTGGTGATGTAATTTTAAAAAATAAGCCATTAATTACCTATAATGTTAACGATGAAACGGAGCGATATTTTAAATCTTCAGAAAAAATAACCGCTGTAACCCACGACAATGAAACCTCAATATGGGTTATCACACATTTAGGAAAAACCTTTTATTCTTTTTTAATAGACGAAAATGGCGTAAACGAAACTGCGGTTACTTCTTCAGTGCCAACCGAAGTTTTTCCAAGAGTTAATGCATACAGTATAAATGTTACTGCCATTGGGTATTTAAAACTATCTCCTAACGGGAAAAAATTAGCCATTGCTCATAGCTCTACGGCATTGGGAAGTCCAAGAACAGGAACCAAAAATAATGGTAAGATTTTATTATACGATTTTAATAATATAACGGGACAGGTTACCAACGAAAGATTAATTAAAGTTGATACCTATCCGTATGGATTAGAGTTCTCTCCCAATTCTAAACTACTTTACGCAACGGTTGGGAATTATGATGTAGATGATCATTTTGTCGAAGGTTATTTATATCAATACGACTTATTCAGTACCAATATTCCCGCATCAGAAGTTTTAATTAATAAATCAAATTATTATGCGGGTGCTTTACAGCTAGCCATAGATGGGAAAATTTATAGGGCGGGATATAGAGGAGTCTCAGGAATAAAAACATTATCTTATATCGATAAACCTAATAATATAGGATCGGACAGTGATTATATTCACGCTAGAGTTAATTTAGATTACGGCGTGGTTAAGTTAGGTTTGCCTCCTTTTGTACAATCTATTTTTAAATATAGGTTTGATTACACGTATACGTGTTCGGGTTCTGGTTTCGATGCTACATTTAATATTTTACCAGACCCGAGTGAAGAAGATCCAGATTTTGAAATGAGTTGGGATTTTGGAAACGGACATACTTCAAACACAAATTTTACAAATTATTATGCAAGTCCAGGAGATTATGATGTCACCATGACACTAAATATTAATGGTGAAGACCAAACATTTAAAAAAACAATTACAATTGCAGAATTACCAACATTAGAGAGTTCATACGAACTTGTTGCTTGCGATGCGTTTGATGGAGATGCTACCGACGGATTAACCAATTATAATTTACAAAATGTAAGTGGTGCTAATTCAATATTTACTTCAGATGTGGTACAGGTGTATTATTATGAAACTTGGGCAGAAGCGCATGATGATACAGATAGAATAAATGCTATTAATAATGGTAGTTATGAGAATATTTCAAAAAATCAAATTGTATATGCCAAAGTATATGCTAATAATTCAGACTGTTATCAAATAGTCAGAGTGAAATTAACCACAGAAGATCCTATAACAATAGGAACATACAATCTTGCAGCATGTCCCGATGAAACTCCCGGTATTGGTGTTTTTGATTTATCTGAAATTGAAACTCAGCTTAGAAATAATCCAACTTTTGGAACAGATGTCTTATTTTCATTTCACACTACTCGAACTAATGCTCAATCAGGTTTAGATCCTTTACCTACACTTTATAAAACTCCGGATACAACAATATTTATAAAAGGAGAAAGTAGTAATGCCTGTTTCGATATTGGTGAAGTCCAATTAAAAGTCAATTCATTTCCTGTTTTACAAAATCAAGAGTTTAATGTATGCCCATCAGATTTAGTTGCAGGGTTTACTATAGACACCGGGATTAAAAGTACCACATTCAATTCGAATTCCTACACCTATACATGGGAGCGGATAGGAGGGATCACAAATGTAGGGTTCAATACTAGTGAAACTTATATTGCTCATGCTGCAGGAGATTATAAAGTTACCATTTCAGATGCTCATTGTAACGTTTCAATAGTGGTTAGTGTGAAAGAGTTTGCAAGACCCGATATATTAGATTTAAAGATAGATGATTTAAATTTGGAGGTACAATTATCGAATCCTAGTACCGATTTTGAATATGCGGTAGATTATCCTAACGGATTTCAAACTTCCAATACCTTTTATAATTTACAGCCAGGAGAACACAAACTTTATGTGCGAGATGTTTTTAGATGTAATTTGGTAGAACAAACATTTAATGTTTTCGGATTTCCAAAACTTTTTACACCTAATGGAGATGGATATCACGATTCTTGGAGTGTAGAAGGGTTAGACCGTTCTAGGTATAACAAACCTATTTATGTATATATCTACGATAGATATGGTAAAATTTTGCATGTATTCGATGCTCTAGATTTTAATAGTAGTTGGGATGGCACATTTAAAGGTGAGGTGGTAAAGAGCGACGATTACTGGTATAGTTTTGTGCTTCCAAATGGAAAAGCATATAAAGGTCATTTTACGCTTAAACATTAA
- a CDS encoding chondroitinase-B domain-containing protein, which produces MTKSTISILFLSILFTAQMSAQNVKKMVKNMQELDLAIKSAKPGDHLVMANGIWDDVTIKFKAVGTKEQPIVLEAETAGKVFIEGQSTLRLAGEYLVVDGLHFRNGYTPKSTVIDFRTDKENIANNCKVTNCVIDSFTQLDREEKDHWVQFFGKHNELSNCYITGKSNPGPTIRVFLNGNENINNHHRIVNNYFGERPRAGGPHGETIQIGDSYTSMTPSYTHVANNLFEKCNGEVEIISSKSNFNEFEHNIFFESEGSLVLRHGNYAKINGNVFIGNDTSTAMGGIRVVNTGHWITNNYFYKINGNEFRSALAVMNGVPKSPLNRYNQVTDVVVAYNSFIDCEVPMQFSVGSNIDKSDVLPASEIRSERPIRTVVANNLIYNHDASKTTQIFGYDKVDGVNFKSNITNNKVEGDVDTNGGLTQKDIEVTKISDWFYAPTTNFTNVYNGYEFETINKDFLGADRTKSKAIGAVTFPLSTGKVEINKSQYGPKWYKVEKAKAKSNTIKVTSESDFVSALNKAKSGDIVELKSGTYKLSQAIKIDKEITVKSTGKRKAKIVYSGAANTPLFQMLPKGHLILDNVAIEGTETQDAFATLDKNMSSAYNLTVKNSEISNFNSVLTTSKGSFADDIIIENTTIKDCTNGIQLASEDDDKGDYSAEFVTIKNSVFENVDKNVLNYYRGGYDESSIGGNLALVNNTFKNSGSKEESKILLQTRGIVNMDFNGNTFTNNPVSYVIILWGEKGQKSVNNTLNNSGEVKTEQNLKMKLMY; this is translated from the coding sequence ATGACTAAAAGTACAATTTCAATTTTATTTCTTTCAATTTTATTTACGGCACAAATGAGTGCTCAAAACGTAAAGAAAATGGTGAAAAACATGCAAGAATTAGATCTTGCTATTAAAAGTGCAAAACCAGGCGACCATCTTGTTATGGCGAATGGGATTTGGGACGATGTAACTATAAAATTTAAAGCCGTTGGAACTAAAGAACAACCTATTGTTCTTGAAGCAGAAACTGCAGGTAAAGTTTTTATAGAAGGACAATCTACTTTAAGATTGGCAGGGGAGTATTTAGTGGTAGACGGTTTACATTTCAGAAATGGATATACTCCTAAATCTACAGTTATCGATTTTAGAACGGATAAAGAAAATATTGCCAATAATTGTAAAGTTACAAATTGTGTAATCGACTCTTTTACACAATTAGACCGTGAAGAAAAAGATCATTGGGTTCAGTTTTTCGGGAAACACAACGAATTAAGTAACTGTTATATTACCGGAAAATCTAATCCAGGACCAACAATTAGAGTGTTTTTAAATGGAAACGAAAACATTAACAATCACCATAGAATTGTAAATAATTATTTTGGAGAAAGACCAAGAGCTGGTGGACCACACGGAGAAACTATCCAAATTGGAGATAGTTATACGTCTATGACTCCTTCTTACACACATGTTGCAAATAACTTATTTGAGAAGTGTAACGGTGAAGTTGAAATTATTTCAAGTAAATCTAACTTTAACGAGTTTGAGCATAACATCTTTTTCGAGAGTGAAGGATCGTTAGTATTACGTCATGGCAACTATGCTAAAATTAACGGTAACGTTTTTATTGGTAATGATACGTCTACAGCAATGGGAGGAATTCGTGTTGTAAATACAGGACACTGGATTACCAATAACTATTTCTACAAAATTAACGGAAACGAGTTTAGAAGTGCTTTAGCAGTAATGAATGGGGTTCCAAAATCACCATTAAATCGTTACAATCAAGTAACAGATGTTGTTGTTGCTTACAATTCATTTATAGATTGCGAAGTACCAATGCAATTTAGTGTAGGATCTAATATAGATAAAAGTGATGTATTACCTGCATCAGAAATTCGTTCTGAACGACCAATTCGTACGGTTGTTGCAAACAATTTAATTTACAATCACGATGCTAGTAAAACAACTCAAATATTTGGTTACGATAAAGTAGATGGTGTAAACTTTAAAAGCAATATTACTAATAATAAAGTAGAAGGTGATGTAGATACAAATGGCGGACTTACACAAAAAGACATCGAGGTAACTAAAATCTCAGATTGGTTCTATGCACCGACTACTAATTTTACAAATGTGTATAACGGGTATGAATTTGAAACGATTAATAAAGACTTTTTAGGAGCAGATAGAACAAAAAGTAAAGCTATTGGAGCTGTAACGTTCCCTTTATCTACTGGTAAAGTTGAAATTAACAAATCTCAATATGGACCAAAATGGTACAAAGTTGAAAAGGCTAAAGCAAAATCTAACACGATAAAAGTCACTTCAGAATCAGATTTTGTTAGTGCTTTAAATAAAGCAAAATCAGGTGATATTGTAGAGTTAAAGTCTGGAACTTATAAGTTGTCTCAAGCGATTAAAATAGATAAAGAAATCACTGTAAAATCTACAGGGAAACGCAAAGCTAAAATAGTATATTCAGGAGCAGCTAACACACCATTATTTCAAATGCTTCCTAAAGGTCATTTAATTTTAGACAATGTAGCTATTGAAGGTACAGAAACTCAAGATGCATTCGCTACTTTAGATAAAAACATGTCTAGCGCTTATAACTTAACGGTTAAAAATAGTGAAATTTCTAACTTTAATAGTGTGCTAACAACATCTAAAGGTTCGTTTGCTGATGATATTATAATTGAAAACACAACTATTAAAGATTGTACTAATGGTATTCAATTAGCATCAGAAGATGATGATAAAGGAGATTACAGTGCAGAATTTGTTACTATTAAAAATTCAGTTTTCGAAAATGTAGATAAAAACGTTTTAAATTACTACAGAGGTGGTTATGATGAATCTTCAATTGGAGGGAATTTAGCTCTAGTAAACAATACCTTTAAAAACAGTGGTTCTAAAGAAGAAAGTAAAATCTTATTACAAACTCGAGGGATTGTAAATATGGATTTTAACGGAAATACCTTTACAAATAACCCAGTATCTTACGTGATTATTCTTTGGGGAGAAAAAGGACAAAAATCTGTAAACAATACCTTGAATAATTCAGGTGAAGTTAAAACAGAACAAAACTTAAAAATGAAATTAATGTACTAA